The genomic window TGAAGCAGGCGGCGGAACGTGCCCGCACGCTCGTACGACGCATTCTGAGTTTCACCCGCTCCGATCTGCAGGAACGACGCGCCCTCGATCTGGGGGAACTGCTGACGGAGACGGAACGCCTGTTGCGCGCCACGTTGCCCGGATGGGTGCAACTGCGGTGTGTCAGTGAGCCCTCCGTGGTCGTGCGGGCCGAGGCCGGCGAGATCCAGCAGGTGCTGCTGAACCTCGCGACGAACGCGGCCCATGCGATGCCCAACGGCGGCACACTGCACATCTCGGCGTCGGGAGTTCCCGTGCGCGACGATCCCGTGCTCGCCAGTGCATTCGGCGGCGAGCAGTTCGTCGCCGCCTTGCAGGTGAAGGACACCGGCACGGGCATGGACGAGGCCACCATCGCCAGAGCCTTCGAACCGTTCTTCACCACCAAATCGGTGGGACGCGGTACGGGACTCGGGTTGGCCATGGTGCACACCACCGTCACGGCGTTGGGCGGCATCGTCGTGCCACACAGCCGGCCGGGTGCCGGCACCACGATGGCGATCTATCTGCCACTGATGCACAGCGTGCAGACACAGCCCGTGCGCGCATCGCGCGAAGGCATGTCCGGTGTGGCACACGGGAGGCGGCACATTCTGGTGGTGGACGACGAATTTGCGGTCCTCACGGCCGCGCGGCGCGTTCTCGAACGCCTGGGATGGAAGGTGACCGCCCTTGGCGATCCGCAGGAAGCCGCCGCCTGTCTGGCGGAAGACGGTGCGTCCTTCGATTGCCTCATGACCGATCTGGCCATGCCCGGGATGTCCGGGGTGCAACTGGCGACAATCGCCGCGCAGCTGCACCCCACCCTTCCGATCATTCTCACCACGGGCTACCTCGATCACGAACTGCAGCCCGGCGATCAGCAGCGCATCAGCATCGTATTGCCGAAGCCTTTCACCGGATCGGAGCTGGAACAGGCGTTGTTCACCGCCTGCGCCCACCGCCGCGGGTGATCACGATCGGCACACCGACATATCCGGTATAGAACGGCCGGTAACCGAAGGCGCCCATCCCGCCGTACCCCCACGGGCCATACGCTCCATAGAACCACGGATCGAAATACGGATAGTTCGCGTATCGCGCGCGTCCGTCACGATCGTTCTGCTGCACTTCGAGCGGAGCGACCGCCACCGAGGCGTTGCCCTGCACGTCCTTGCAGCTGCGCTTGTCCTTCTCGGCCTTGGCCACGAGCTTGTCGTCCACCCACAAGGCCACGTCTTCCTTCGACGTCGACGTGAACTGGACCTGCTCGTGCGCGGCAACGGTGAGCCGGGTCTTGTCGTTCGCCTTGTCGACGGCGAGTTCGACATCGACCGGTCGTTCGCCATCGTTGCGCAACACGAAGTTGTTGTCGCACAGGTACCCGAAGGTGAGACGACGGGTATCGGCCACCTGGCTGCGGGTGACGTCGGTGATCTGTGCGTACGCCGGAACCGCACCCATGGTGATGATCGCGGCGCCGATCGCCCCGGCGATGGCCGCATGGTATCTGGATATCTGCATGATTCCCTCCTCCTGCCCATGAGACACCGCGGAGTGCGGTTACCCTATCATCCCCGGTCATCATTTCGGTCGCATGTTCATGATGAACGCCGACGTTCTGTCAGGTATTTACCCGACAGAACGCATGTCGCGGAGAAGGCTACGTTGGCGGGTCCGGTCACGGCTGCATGTGCAGCATGTACAGTGTTGTTTCTCACGACCGGATGCCCTTCTTCTCCGATACGGGAGTCGTCTTCATGCGGACATCAGGCGTCACGCCGTTCCGTCATCGTTTCATTCCGCGTTTCATTTCCAGTTTCATTCCGCTCGCATTCGCCGTCGCCGTGATTTCGTCGGTGCTCGTCGCGGTTCCAGCTGCCGCGCAGAGCACCGAAGGCTCGTGGATGATCCGCATACGGGCACTTTCTCTCACCGCCGCCGACAAGTCGGACGCGATTCCGTCACTGGGCGTGCCGGCCGACAGGATCACGGTCAGCGACAAGATATTTCCCGATGTCGACGTGAGCTGGTTCTTCGCGAAACACCTGGCGACGGAACTCGTTCTCACGTATCCGCAGCAGCATGACGTGAAATTGAACGGCACGAAGATCGGCAGCTTCAAGCATCTTCCGCCCACCCTGCTTCTGCAGTATCACCTGCTCCCCGATGGACTCGTCCGGCCGTATATCGGCGCGGGTGTGAATCTCACGCTCATCTCCGATGTCGATATCGCCGTGGCCAACGTCGGCAAACTCGATCTCGAAAAGAGTTCGGTGGGTGTGGCGGGACAGGTGGGGGCGGACATCCGTCTGTTGCCGGGCAAGTTTCTCAACCTCGACCTCAAGAAAGTCACCATCGGATCGGACGTTCTGCTGAACGGGAAAAAAGTCTCGGCGGTGGGTGTCGATCCCTGGCTCGCCAGCATCGGGTTCGGCGTGCGCTTCTGAGTACCGCGCGGCGTCG from Gemmatimonas aurantiaca includes these protein-coding regions:
- a CDS encoding OmpW family outer membrane protein — its product is MRTSGVTPFRHRFIPRFISSFIPLAFAVAVISSVLVAVPAAAQSTEGSWMIRIRALSLTAADKSDAIPSLGVPADRITVSDKIFPDVDVSWFFAKHLATELVLTYPQQHDVKLNGTKIGSFKHLPPTLLLQYHLLPDGLVRPYIGAGVNLTLISDVDIAVANVGKLDLEKSSVGVAGQVGADIRLLPGKFLNLDLKKVTIGSDVLLNGKKVSAVGVDPWLASIGFGVRF